In the Salvelinus fontinalis isolate EN_2023a chromosome 34, ASM2944872v1, whole genome shotgun sequence genome, one interval contains:
- the LOC129833984 gene encoding tripartite motif-containing protein 16-like protein, with the protein METLVIKKEENTEESHPTTGSKDVTTSMINMWDLNLNQEQEDPTTTHDKPGENTQPQNQEQEDPTTTHDKPGENTQPQNQEQEDPTTTHDKPGENTQPQNQEQEDPTTTHNKPGENTQPQNQEQEDPIRMHDKPGENTQPQTISSGFTVTPEDVLCDSCIEIPCQAQKSCLTCLVSYCEAHLRPHLENQRFQNHRLVEPLQDIECRTCEEHRLPLELYCLTDGCGVCVCCECEGQGHLGHSTVPVEEARRQIQTELQKKQGEIMKTVSVAENAVGQLQSNTASIESSVAGVRAVMEQQFYLLQGAVEEARRRATEVLEGEQRQALSQAEGIQAHLEQKSQELKKTLARVERLFRNKRDVDFLQEYSEWKTGAVDVCLPGLYVGLTDRLASFSCLLTESTQELCDQLKATYRDKLKDICRTEKLGVTTMVHPKMSRSFSLPEPEMRDDFLTYASSLTFDPDTVHKFLRLTEDDRKVTNTTPWQHSYPDMPERFEYWRQVMTSESFYLGRHYFEAELSGEGVHVGLTYKSIDRKGVERGSCITGNDFSWSLGREGRSFSTWHADMEAVVEATSVFTRIGVYIDFDSGSLAFYGVTDVAMTLLYRYKAEFMEPLYPTVWLSKKDSVVLLVGPKDPPLMKSSTLPATPITPMATSAPVTPVSRS; encoded by the exons ATGGAGACCCTCGTCATCAAGAAGGAAGAGAATACAGAAGAGAGTCATCCTACAACTGGAAGCAAAGATGTCACCACATCCATGATAAACATGTGGGATCTGAACCTAAACCAGGAACAAGAGGACCCAACAACAACGCATGATAAGCCAGGGGAGAACACCCAGCCTCAGAACCAGGAACAAGAGGACCCAACAACAACGCATGATAAGCCAGGGGAGAACACCCAGCCTCAGAACCAGGAACAAGAGGACCCAACAACAACGCATGATAAGCCAGGGGAGAACACCCAGCCTCAGAACCAGGAACAAGAGGACCCAACAACAACGCACAATAAGCCAGGGGAGAACACCCAGCCTCAGAACCAGGAACAAGAGGATCCAATAAGAATGCACGATAAGCCAGGGGAGAACACCCAGCCCCAGACAATCTCTAGCGGGTTTACTGTCACCCCAGAAGATGTGCTGTGTGACTCCTGCATCGAGATCCCGTGCCAGGCCCAGAAGTCCTGCCTCACCTGCCTGGTGTCGTACTGCGAGGCCCACCTCAGACCCCACCTGGAGAACCAGAGGTTCCAGAATCACCGACTGGTGGAGCCCTTACAGGACATCGAGTGTCGCACCTGTGAGGAGCACCGGCTGCCGCTTGAACTATACTGCCTGACGGACggctgcggtgtgtgtgtgtgctgcgagTGTGAGGGACAGGGGCATCTGGGGCacagtactgtacctgtagagGAGGCTCGAAGACAGATCCAG ACAGAGCTGCAGAAGAAACAAGGGGAGATTATGAAGACCGTCTCAGTGGCAGAGAATGCCGTTGGCCAGCTACAGAGCAACACTGCATCCATAGAG AGCTCGGTGGCAGGGGTACGTGCTGTGATGGAGCAGCAGTTCTACCTGCTGCAAGGGGCCGTGGAAGAGGCCCGGAGGAGGGCCACGGAGGTTCTGGAGGGGGAGCAGAGGCAGGCGCTCAGCCAGGCCGAGGGCATCCAGGCCCACCTGGAGCAGAAGAGCCAAGAGCTGAAGAAGACCCTGGCCAGAGTGGAGAGACTCTTCAGGAACAAGAGGGACGTGGACTTCCTGCAG GAATACTCAGAGTGGAAGACGGGGGCGGtggatgtctgtctgcctgggctCTACGTCGGCCTCACAGATCGCCTGGCCTCCTTCAGCTGCCTGCTCACTGAGTCCACCCAGGAACTGTGTGACCAGCTCAAGGCTACCTACAGAGACAAACTGAAGGACATCTGCAGGACTG AGAAACTGGGCGTTACAACCATGGTCCATCCCAAGATGTCAAGGTCTTTTTCACTGCCTGAGCCTGAGATGCGAGACGACTTCCTCACGT ATGCCAGCAGTCTGACCTTTGACCCAGACACTGTCCACAAGTTCCTGAGACTAACCGAAGACGACAGGAAGGTGACCAACACCACGCCCTGGCAGCACAGCTACCCAGACATGCCCGAACGCTTCGAGTACTGGCGCCAGGTGATGACCTCAGAGAGCTTCTACCTGGGCCGACACTACTTTGAGGCAGAgctgagtggggagggggtgcACGTGGGACTCACCTACAAGAGCATCGACCGGAAAGGCGTGGAGAGAGGCAGCTGCATCACAGGAAATGACTTCTCGTGGAGCCTCGGAAGGGAGGGGCGGAGCTTTTCCACTTGGCATGCTGATATGGAGGCGGTCGTGGAAGCCACAAGTGTGTTCACGAGGATCGGCGTCTACATCGACTTTGACTCAGGATCATTAGCTTTCTATGGTGTGACTGACGTCGCTATGACACTCCTCTACAGGTACAAGGCTGAGTTCATGGAGCCCTTGTATCCTACTGTCTGGCTCTCAAAGAAGGACAGTGTGGTGTTATTGGTTGGTCCTAAGGACCCCCCACTAATGAAGAGCTCAACTCTGCCTGCCACCCCCATCACTCCCATGGCAACATCAGCTCCTGTCACtccggtgtcacgttcctga
- the LOC129833991 gene encoding protein amnionless-like, with amino-acid sequence MPKTPAVFLLLGLCLFGAADALYKQWIPDTNYENQTNWDKGSVPCGNDIVQFSAQRKVSVYVETVHSVQEMRLPVDGEFILPSGGGFTVSNGEDPGCGAGVTAQFKDAESLQWFDPALWQAAESLDDLKKGRFLFSVHEESVPCQYDNVLFRAGSSFRVDTTSNQPSVPVQSVSVLGKTFSSSSEFTHYLGSHSGRLQFHGTSSPSVGASGCSDASGCDCGNSANHNRICGTVTCAPMSCKKPLYPTGHCCEVCGAIVTIQYSSGFNIESYRNRLQHLFLGLPSYQSIQLGMSKVLKSQYFLGVIPRVAAAEIQIVLLDGESGAVAEALARDILKDVQAQGSNLGITGSEFQASSGATSGDGAGDKAGVVVGAVFGVLIVVAGLPLLAVLFRRGVIKMPTMPTISIPSLSSLRRSQEEIGDFTDHGFENPIFDKPTMMPEVPGIYGTEAANSISLTSSGVHFVNPAYDENETSIDFTA; translated from the coding sequence ATGCCAAAAACACCAGCCGTGTTTCTTCTCCTCGGTCTCTGTCTGTTCGGGGCAGCTGACGCCCTGTACAAGCAGTGGATACCCGACACTAACTATGAAAACCAGACCAACTGGGACAAAGGGTCCGTGCCCTGCGGTAACGACATAGTGCAGTTCTCGGCTCAGAGGAAAGTGTCCGTGTATGTGGAGACGGTCCACTCCGTCCAGGAGATGCGGCTACCGGTGGACGGAGAGTTCATCCTTCCCTCGGGGGGCGGCTTCACGGTCAGTAATGGAGAGGACCCCGGTTGCGGGGCGGGCGTCACCGCCCAGTTCAAAGATGCAGAGTCTCTGCAGTGGTTCGACCCAGCGCTGTGGCAGGCGGCAGAGTCTTTAGACGACCTGAAGAAAGGTCGCTTCCTGTTCTCGGTACACGAGGAGAGCGTACCCTGCCAGTATGACAACGTGTTGTTCCGCGCTGGCTCCTCGTTCCGCGTGGACACCACCTCCAACCAGCCCAGCGTCCCTGTCCAGAGTGTGTCCGTTCTGGGGAAGACGTTCAGCAGCAGCTCGGAGTTCACCCATTATCTGGGGTCACACTCTGGCCGGCTGCAGTTCCACGGAACCTCATCCCCCAGCGTCGGGGCTTCTGGCTGCAGTGATGCCTCTGGCTGCGACTGTGGGAACTCTGCGAATCACAACAGGATCTGTGGCACCGTGACATGCGCTCCTATGAGCTGTAAGAAGCCACTGTACCCCACAGGACACTGCTGCGAAGTGTGCGGCGCCATCGTCACCATCCAGTATTCCTCAGGCTTCAACATTGAGTCTTATCGGAATCGACTGCAGCACCTCTTCCTTGGTCTGCCCTCGTACCAGTCCATTCAGCTAGGCATGTCCAAGGTGCTCAAATCTCAGTATTTCCTCGGGGTGATCCCACGTGTGGCTGCAGCCGAGATCCAAATCGTGCTCCTGGATGGGGAGTCTGGTGCGGTGGCAGAGGCCCTGGCTCGGGACATATTGAAGGACGTCCAAGCCCAAGGCTCAAACCTGGGCATAACCGGGTCTGAGTTCCAGGCCTCTTCTGGGGCCACCAGTGGTGACGGGGCAGGGGACAAAGCAGGAGTTGTGGTGGGAGCCGTGTTCGGGGTCCTGATAGTAGTCGCTGGTCTTCCCCTCCTGGCTGTCCTCTTCCGCAGAGGCGTCATAAAAATGCCAACCATGCCCACCATCTCCATCCCTTCTCTGAGCAGCTTAAGGAGAAGCCAGGAGGAGATAGGGGACTTCACGGACCACGGCTTTGAAAACCCCATCTTCGACAAGCCCACCATGATGCCCGAAGTACCAGGTATCTATGGGACTGAAGCCGCCAACTCTATCTCCCTGACGTCGTCAGGTGTGCATTTTGTTAATCCCGCGTATGATGAGAACGAGACCTCAATCGATTTCACTGCCTGA